Below is a window of Candidatus Hydrogenedens sp. DNA.
TTTCAGAATATTTCCAAGAAAATATACTTCATACCCTTGTCCCTATTTTATTGCAAGAAAAAGTTCCTTTACCACCTATTATTGATGGGGCTATCTATTTTGCAATACAAATGAACATCCAAAAAAACAAAAAATATGCTATTCTTGAAATTCCGTCCGTTTTGCCCCGTTTTATAGAACTACCAAGTGGTAATATTTCATACATTGATGATGTTATTCGTTTATTTCTTAATGATGTGTTTTATATTTTTCCTTATGATGATATTGAAGCGTATGAATTCAAAATATCAAGGGATGCGGAGTTAGATATTGACAATGATTTTTCAGAAGGTTACATCCGTAAGATGCGAAAGGTGCTGGAACAGCGTAAAGGGGGAAGACCTACTCGGTTTCATTATGATGAGCAAATGCCGAGAAAATTATGTAAAAAACTCCTGAAAGAATTAAAAATTTCGGAGGAAGATACTGTCATTGCGGGTGGGCGTTATCATAACATGAAAGATTTAATAAATTTCCCTGCACGAAGGCAAGATTTACTTTTTGAACCTTTGCCTCCTGTTGAACATCCAGTTCTTAGTAGAACATCAAAACTGATATTGGATATTGTGGAAAAACAGGATATTTTGCTTACATATCCCTATCAATCGTTTGACCATGTGATTCGTTTGATACGTGAGTCTGCAATTGACCCAGATGTTGAAGAAATAAAAATTACTATTTATCGTGTGGCTAATCAATCTCGAATCGTAAATGCTTTAATTAATGCTGCAAGGAATGGTAAGAAGGTTTTTGCTTCGATAGAACTTCAGGCAAGATTTGATGAACAACATAATATCCAAATTGCAGAGCGATTAGCAGAAGCAGGTGTGCGTGTTGCTTATGGTGTTCCTCCTATGAAAGTCCATGCAAAATTTCTATTTATAAAAAGGAAAGGCAAGAAATTTGTCGCACTATCGACAGGTAATTTTAATGAGAAAACAGCAAGACAATATGTAGATAGTATTTTACTTACTTCAAATGTACAGATAGCAGAAGAAGTTGAAGAAGCGATACGATTATTAGATAGAACGTCGGGATTGCCTCCATTAAAAGCACCTGATTTTGAACATATTTTAGTTTCACCTTTTACACTTCGCAAATCGCTAAATAGGCTTATAAACCGTGAAAAAGAAAAAGGGTCTGAAGGTTATATTTTGTTGAAGGTGAATCATCTTACCGATACGAAGATTATAAAAAAACTAAAAGAAACAGCAGATGCGGGAGTTCATATTGATTTGATTGTTCGTACTACTTATGCTATGCCTGCACATGCTAATATTTATGCGATTTCTATCTTGGATCGCTTTTTGGAGCATCAACGTATCTATATTTTTGGTAGAGGTGCAAATGCGGATGTATATTTTTCATCAGCAGATTTAATGGAACGAAACCTTGATTATCGAGTTGAATCTGCATTCCCTATACTTAATCCTGAACTTAAACAGCAAGTACTCAAAATGGTATCTTTTCAAATACAGGATAATGTAAAGGCAAGAATATTAGATGAACGACAGACAAACCGTTATGTTGAACATGGTAAGGGAATAATTCGTGCTCAATATGCCACTTATCAATATTTCTCTGATTATTTAACTTCTTGTGAGTCACATTTGGAGTAAAGACATTATATAAACTCTTTACTATTTTTAAAATACGTTCCAATGTAAAACGTCAGAGAGACTCCTTTTAGAAGGAGAGGGAATAACAGCAGGATAGCCGATAGCAATTAAACTC
It encodes the following:
- the ppk1 gene encoding polyphosphate kinase 1, translated to MLNKERIFHTREISILSFNERVLQEAEDSRNPLLERLKFLGIFSSNMDEFFKVRVASVKRRLELGEQKMAYLLEVIGDFSRELDERFRQAYQTITEELANYGIRILTHEELKELSPSELQWLSEYFQENILHTLVPILLQEKVPLPPIIDGAIYFAIQMNIQKNKKYAILEIPSVLPRFIELPSGNISYIDDVIRLFLNDVFYIFPYDDIEAYEFKISRDAELDIDNDFSEGYIRKMRKVLEQRKGGRPTRFHYDEQMPRKLCKKLLKELKISEEDTVIAGGRYHNMKDLINFPARRQDLLFEPLPPVEHPVLSRTSKLILDIVEKQDILLTYPYQSFDHVIRLIRESAIDPDVEEIKITIYRVANQSRIVNALINAARNGKKVFASIELQARFDEQHNIQIAERLAEAGVRVAYGVPPMKVHAKFLFIKRKGKKFVALSTGNFNEKTARQYVDSILLTSNVQIAEEVEEAIRLLDRTSGLPPLKAPDFEHILVSPFTLRKSLNRLINREKEKGSEGYILLKVNHLTDTKIIKKLKETADAGVHIDLIVRTTYAMPAHANIYAISILDRFLEHQRIYIFGRGANADVYFSSADLMERNLDYRVESAFPILNPELKQQVLKMVSFQIQDNVKARILDERQTNRYVEHGKGIIRAQYATYQYFSDYLTSCESHLE